From the genome of Triticum aestivum cultivar Chinese Spring chromosome 3B, IWGSC CS RefSeq v2.1, whole genome shotgun sequence, one region includes:
- the LOC123068601 gene encoding receptor-like protein kinase FERONIA, whose protein sequence is MVLPTLPVTLTFLTLLALFSIAKAADKNSTASGLILLNCGASTQDNDDSGRTWDGDTGSKFAPLLEGVAANASYQDPSLPSRVPCMTARIFTSNYTYSFPVSAGRMFLRLYFYPIAYENYVVSDAFFGVTAGNLVLLNGFSAWQTAQATSSAYLVREFSVNVSLGSLDLTFAPSADQNGSYAFVNGIEIVPTPDIFTTYDTRFVGIGTTPFSFAADTVFQTMYRLNVGGEAISPTNDSGFYRSWAEDSPYIFGDSGISFSKDSNLTITYTPAVPNYTAPIDVYGTARSMGSNAQANLNYNLKWILPVDAGFIYLLRFHFCEIKYPFTKINQRSFFIYINDQTAQRNMDVIGWSGGIGRTTYRDYVISTIGSGQVDVWIELQPDLSSNPEYSDAILNGLEIFKLPGSGTNESKVDMRAALIGTIGGFSLMLIAILSTHVICRRKKVKKSSCKTDYGHLNRHTEQRKPTCDLVRHFSFAEIQVATKDFDGALIIGRGGFGNVYSGDIDGGTKVAIKRCNQKSQQGFHEFQTEIEMLCNFRHRHLVSLIGYCEEKNEMILVYDYMAHGTLREHLYNTRNPPLSWQQRLEICIGAARGLHYLHTGVELGIIHRDVKSTNILLDDRFMAKVSDFGLSKASPDIDNTHMSTAVKGTFGYLDPEYFRLQRLTKKSDVYSFGVVLFETLCARPVINTELPDEQVSLRDWALSCQKRGVLKEIVDPRVKEEITPECFRIFAEIAEKCVADRSIDRPSMGDVLWNLEVALQLQQDSASYNSNCTEGASSLQISAVHSDKPSANSTISVSAQKAIFSDIAHAEGR, encoded by the coding sequence ATGGTGCTCCCGACATTACCAGTTACCCTCACATTCCTCACACTGTTAGCTCTCTTCTCGATTGCCAAGGCGGCTGACAAGAACTCCACAGCCTCTGGCCTCATCCTCCTAAATTGCGGAGCATCAACCCAAGACAATGATGATAGTGGTCGTACATGGGATGGGGACACCGGGTCCAAGTTTGCACCATTACTGGAAGGAGTTGCAGCCAATGCTTCGTATCAAGACCCTTCACTCCCCTCCAGGGTCCCTTGTATGACTGCACGCATCTTCACTTCAAATTACACCTATTCCTTCCCTGTCAGCGCAGGCCGCATGTTCTTACGCCTCTACTTCTATCCGATTGCTTATGAGAACTATGTTGTCTCCGATGCCTTTTTTGGTGTCACCGCAGGAAATCTTGTACTCTTAAATGGTTTCAGTGCTTGGCAAACTGCTCAGGCGACCAGTTCTGCCTACCTTGTCCGTGAATTCTCGGTGAATGTTTCTTTAGGCAGCTTGGACCTCACCTTTGCCCCATCAGCAGATCAGAATGGTTCTTATGCATTTGTCAATGGCATCGAGATTGTGCCCACTCCTGACATCTTTACAACATATGACACAAGATTTGTCGGCATAGGCACAACTCCATTCTCATTCGCCGCTGACACGGTCTTCCAGACTATGTACCGGCTCAATGTTGGGGGTGAAGCCATTTCCCCGACAAATGACTCGGGCTTTTACCGCTCATGGGCCGAAGATTCCCCATACATATTTGGTGACTCTGGGATATCATTCTCCAAAGATAGTAATTTGACTATTACGTATACACCTgcagtgccgaattacaccgctccAATAGATGTCTATGGTACAGCTCGGTCGATGGGGTCAAATGCACAGGCCAACCTGAATTACAACCTTAAATGGATTTTACCGGTTGATGCGGGGTTCATCTACCTCCTAAGGTTCCATTTCTGTGAGATTAAGTACCCTTTTACCAAGATAAACCAGAGGTCGTTCTTCATCTACATCAACGACCAGACAGCGCAGCGGAACATGGATGTTATCGGTTGGAGCGGAGGAATCGGTAGAACAACATACAGAGACTATGTTATCAGCACTATTGGTTCTGGTCAGGTGGACGTGTGGATTGAACTTCAGCCTGATCTTTCAAGTAACCCAGAGTATTCTGATGCAATACTGAATGGTCTTGAGATCTTCAAGCTACCGGGTTCCGGTACAAATGAATCCAAAGTTGACATGCGAGCAGCCCTCATTGGAACTATCGGTGGTTTTTCTTTGATGTTGATTGCCATTTTGAGCACGCATGTCATCTGTAGGCGGAAGAAGGTAAAGAAGAGTTCTTGCAAGACCGACTACGGACATCTGAATCGTCACACTGAACAAAGAAAGCCTACATGTGATCTCGTCCGCCATTTCTCATTTGCAGAAATTCAAGTTGCCACCAAAGACTTTGATGGAGCACTTATCATCGGCAGAGGTGGTTTCGGGAATGTCTACAGTGGTGATATAGATGGAGGGACAAAGGTGGCGATCAAGCGATGCAACCAGAAATCCCAACAAGGCTTTCATGAGTTCCAGACTGAAATCGAGATGTTGTGCAATTTCCGACATCGCCACCTTGTGTCTCTGATTGGTTACTGTGAGGAGAAGAATGAGATGATTCTGGTGTATGATTACATGGCTCATGGAACATTGCGGGAGCATCTATACAACACCAGAAACCCACCACTGTCATGGCAGCAGCGCCTTGAGATTTGCATCGGTGCAGCCCGAGGACTGCATTACCTCCACACTGGCGTAGAGCTAGGAATCATCCACCGTGATGTTAAGAGCACCAACATCCTATTGGATGATAGGTTCATGGCAAAGGTTTCTGACTTCGGTCTGTCTAAGGCTAGTCCAGACATTGACAACACCCACATGAGCACCGCTGTGAAAGGCACCTTTGGATATCTTGATCCAGAGTACTTCCGGCTGCAGCGTCTCACCAAAAAATCAGATGTGTACTCCTTCGGGGTCGTGTTGTTTGAGACCTTGTGTGCGCGCCCTGTGATAAACACCGAGCTTCCGGATGAGCAAGTGAGCTTGCGTGACTGGGCACTTTCTTGCCAAAAGAGAGGTGTACTCAAGGAGATTGTTGACCCCCgtgttaaggaggaaatcacccctGAGTGCTTCAGGATTTTTGCAGAGATAGCAGAGAAATGTGTAGCTGATCGTAGCATAGATAGGCCATCAATGGGTGATGTACTCTGGAACCTTGAGGTCGCACTCCAGCTGCAGCAGGATAGTGCAAGCTACAACAGCAACTGTACAGAGGGTGCTTCATCTCTTCAGATCAGCGCGGTGCATTCAGACAAACCATCCGCCAACTCAACAATTAGCGTCTCAGCGCAGAAAGCCATATTTTCAGATATTGCGCATGCAGAAGGCCGATAA
- the LOC123068604 gene encoding uncharacterized protein, which produces MPWCGVFRGMVGLATPAAGDRKRRLGQSQRPRLVVVETGGDGRWWWGRVGSRLKRDSGSISHLIQMYAEFKFQAINAKMDAAEVQFTPLSELTASKQRYRVRVRVCIPLMWETFNPNHDDVGVSLEIFRSTTRDKPSKPIYITHTDKNVFQRGAS; this is translated from the exons ATGCCGTGGTGCGGGGTGTTTAGAGGGATGGTCGGGCTGGCgacgccggccgcgggtgaccggAAACGGCGGTTGGGCCAGAGCCAGCGCCCACGCCTGGTGGTGGTGGAGACAGGCGGGGATGGACGGTGGTGGTGGGGTCGGGTGGGCTCGAGGCTCAAGCGCGACAGCGGCTCCATCTCGCATCTCATTCAG ATGTATGCAGAGTTTAAGTTTCAAGCCATCAATGCCAAAATGGATGCAGCTGAGGTTCAGTTCACCCCACTGTCTGAATTAACAGCTTCAAAGCAGAGGTACAGAGTCCGGGTCCGGGTGTGCATCCCACTGATGTGGGAAACCTTCAATCCAAATCACGACGACGTGGGGGTCAGCCTCGAGATTTTTCGATCGACGACAAG GGACAAACCAAGCAAGCCAATATACATCACGCACACAGATAAAAATGTGTTTCAAAGAGGGGCTAGTTGA
- the LOC123068602 gene encoding receptor-like protein kinase FERONIA, producing MVLPTLPVTLTFLTLLALLSIAKAADNNSTTSGLILLNCGSSTQNDDDSGRTWDGDTGSKFAPSMKGVAAIALGQTPSLTPRVPYTTARIFTSNYTYSFPVSPGRMFLRLYFFSTAYEYYAVSDAVFGVTSRNLVLLNDFNALQTAQAITSAYLVREFSVNVSSGSLDLTFAPSAQQYGSYAFVNGIEIVPTPDIFATPDIRLVSGDNTSPFTFDADMSLQTMYRLNVGGPAISTEGDSGFYRSWANDAQYILGGSGLTFWKNDNLTISYTSRVPNYTAPVDVYGTARSMGPTAQINLNYNLTWIFPVDAGFFYLLRFHFCEIKYPITKVNQRSFFIYINNQTTQKQMDVIVRSGGIGRPTYTEYVIMAIGSRQVDMWIALHPDLSSKPQYSDAILNGLEVFKLQNYGPSNLAGLSPPLPQKPDVNPTRLSNGERKSKGGIQAIIGGTTGGFALLLIALFSMCVIYRRKKVAKSPGKTDYGHVKHPTKCIKSTCDLVRHFSFAKIQVATKDFDEALIIGRGGFGNVYIGDIDGGTKVAIKRCDQKSQQGFHEFQTEIEMLCNFRHRHLVSLIGYCEEKNEMILVYDYMAHGTLREHLYNTRNPPLPWQQRLEICIGAAQGLHYLHTGVEQGIIHRDVKTTNILLDDRLMAKVSDFGLSKASPDIGNTHMSTAVKGTFGYLDPEYFRLQRLTKKSDVYSFGVVLFETLCARPVINTELPYEQVSLRDWALSCWKNGVLEEIVDPRVKEEITPECFRVFAEIAEKCVADRSIERPSMGDVLWNLEVALQLQQASASYNSNRAEGASSLQISAVHSDKPSTNSTISIAAQEAIFSDIAHAEGR from the coding sequence ATGGTGCTCCCAACCTTACCGGTTACCCTCACATTCCTCACACTGCTAGCTCTCTTGTCGATTGCCAAGGCGGCTGATAACAACTCCACAACCTCTGGCCTTATCCTCCTAAATTGCGGATCATCAACCCAAAACGATGATGATAGTGGTCGTACTTGGGATGGGGACACCGGCTCCAAATTCGCGCCATCAATGAAAGGAGTTGCAGCCATTGCTTTAGGCCAAACCCCTTCACTCACCCCCAGGGTTCCTTATACAACTGCACGCATCTTTACTTCAAATTACACCTATTCCTTCCCTGTCAGTCCAGGCCGAATGTTCTTACGCCTATACTTCTTTTCAACTGCTTACGAATACTATGCTGTCTCAGATGCCGTCTTCGGAGTCACGTCACGGAATCTTGTCCTCTTAAATGACTTCAATGCTTTGCAAACAGCTCAGGCGATCACTTCTGCCTACCTTGTGCGTGAATTCTCGGTGAATGTTTCTTCAGGCAGCTTGGACCTCACCTTTGCACCATCAGCACAACAGTATGGGTCTTATGCATTTGTGAATGGCATTGAGATTGTGCCCACGCCTGACATCTTCGCAACACCTGACATAAGATTAGTCAGCGGTGATAACACATCTCCATTCACATTCGATGCTGACATGAGCCTCCAGACTATGTACCGGCTCAATGTCGGGGGCCCAGCCATTTCCACGGAAGGTGACTCGGGCTTTTACCGCTCATGGGCCAATGATGCCCAATACATACTTGGTGGCTCTGGGTTGACCTTTTGGAAAAATGATAATTTGACTATCAGTTATACATCTagagtgccgaattacaccgccccAGTTGATGTCTATGGTACAGCTCGGTCGATGGGGCCAACTGCACAGATCAACCTGAACTACAACCTTACATGGATTTTTCCGGTTGATGCAGGTTTCTTTTACCTCCTAAGGTTCCATTTCTGTGAGATTAAGTATCCTATTACCAAGGTGAATCAGAGGTCATTCTTCATCTACATCAACAACCAGACAACGCAGAAGCAAATGGATGTCATCGTCCGGAGCGGAGGAATCGGTAGACCAACGTACACTGAATATGTTATCATGGCTATTGGTTCTCGTCAGGTGGACATGTGGATTGCACTTCACCCTGATCTTTCAAGTAAACCACAGTATTCGGATGCAATTCTGAATGGTCTCGAGGTCTTCAAGCTACAGAATTACGGACCGAGCAATCTTGCTGGGCTCAGTCCTCCACTTCCGCAAAAGCCTGATGTGAATCCTACTAGGCTATCTAATGGTGAAAGAAAATCCAAAGGTGGCATACAAGCAATCATCGGTGGTACTACTGGTGGTTTTGCTTTATTGTTGATTGCCCTTTTCAGCATGTGTGTTATATACAGACGGAAGAAGGTAGCGAAGAGTCCCGGCAAGACCGACTATGGACATGTGAAGCATCCAACTAAATGCATAAAGTCTACATGTGATCTTGTACGTCATTTCTCATTTGCTAAAATTCAAGTTGCCACCAAAGACTTTGATGAAGCACTTATTATCGGCAGAGGCGGTTTCGGGAATGTCTACATCGGCGATATAGATGGAGGGACAAAGGTGGCAATCAAGCGATGTGACCAGAAATCCCAACAAGGCTTTCATGAGTTCCAGACTGAAATCGAGATGCTGTGCAATTTCCGCCATCGCCACCTTGTGTCTCTGATTGGCTATTGTGAGGAGAAGAATGAGATGATTCTGGTGTATGACTACATGGCTCATGGAACACTGCGTGAGCATCTGTACAACACCAGGAACCCACCACTACCGTGGCAGCAGCGCCTTGAGATTTGCATCGGTGCAGCCCAAGGACTGCATTACCTCCACACCGGCGTAGAGCAAGGAATCATCCACCGTGACGTCAAGACCACCAACATCCTACTGGATGATAGGTTAATGGCAAAGGTTTCCGACTTCGGTCTGTCTAAGGCTAGTCCAGACATTGGAAACACCCACATGAGCACTGCTGTGAAGGGCACCTTTGGATATCTTGATCCGGAGTACTTCCGGCTGCAGCGTCTCACCAAAAAATCAGATGTGTACTCTTTCGGGGTCGTGTTGTTTGAGACCCTGTGTGCGCGCCCTGTGATAAACACTGAGCTCCCTTATGAGCAAGTGAGCTTGCGTGACTGGGCGCTATCTTGCTGGAAGAACGGTGTACTTGAGGAGATTGTTGACCCCCgtgttaaggaggaaatcacccctGAGTGCTTCAGGGTTTTTGCAGAGATAGCAGAGAAATGTGTAGCTGATCGTAGCATAGAGAGGCCATCAATGGGTGATGTACTTTGGAACCTTGAGGTCGCACTCCAGCTGCAGCAGGCTAGTGCAAGCTACAACAGCAACCGTGCAGAGGGTGCTTCATCTCTTCAGATCAGCGCGGTGCATTCAGACAAACCATCCACCAACTCAACAATTAGCATCGCAGCACAGGAAGCCATATTTTCAGATATTGCGCATGCAGAAGGCCGATAA